In a genomic window of Deinococcus aerophilus:
- a CDS encoding helix-turn-helix domain-containing protein, which produces MTQTHTSTAARTFVDTVTYRPGAVILYPGKSDMLYRVASGLVRVHTMDDDGNGLTLRYVKPGEYFGEEALAGVNRAYFAEAVTDSSIDVINPALMSAEDNLVVTTHLVKTLERAYESIYRLVGKRLRARIAGELLELKDTALATQTESGETMIYATHDELAAAVGSVRETVTKVVGELSREGVISAGYGKITLKNEAALSTIAAA; this is translated from the coding sequence ATGACCCAGACCCATACCAGCACCGCTGCCCGCACCTTCGTGGACACCGTGACCTACCGCCCCGGAGCCGTCATCCTCTACCCCGGCAAGAGCGACATGCTGTACCGCGTGGCCAGCGGCCTGGTGCGCGTGCATACCATGGATGACGACGGCAACGGCCTGACCCTGCGCTACGTGAAGCCTGGCGAGTATTTTGGCGAAGAAGCCCTGGCCGGCGTGAACCGTGCCTACTTTGCTGAGGCCGTGACCGACAGCAGCATTGACGTGATCAATCCGGCCCTGATGAGCGCTGAGGACAACCTCGTCGTCACGACGCACCTGGTCAAGACCCTGGAGCGTGCCTACGAGAGCATCTACCGTCTGGTCGGCAAGCGCCTGCGCGCCCGTATTGCCGGAGAGCTGCTGGAGCTCAAGGACACCGCCCTGGCCACCCAGACCGAGAGCGGCGAGACCATGATCTACGCCACCCACGACGAACTGGCCGCCGCGGTGGGCAGCGTGCGCGAGACCGTGACCAAGGTGGTCGGTGAACTCAGCCGCGAAGGTGTGATCAGCGCCGGCTACGGCAAGATCACCCTCAAGAACGAGGCTGCCCTGAGCACCATCGCTGCCGCCTGA
- a CDS encoding tyrosine-type recombinase/integrase, with protein sequence MAVKTKKKAQKRGNGLGGLRQLPSGKWQWRATVELPNGEKKRVVGTESTKSEAERAQSRVIADAARGQFAVMEKVTVEDYIRAWHALRKDSQAAKYTQGQACMIEVHIVPGLGKKRLATVTPRDLEAFYADLQHRDKRRPAMLGKPLGDSMKRSIHNILRQAFAEAVRHGDLIRNPVDVVRPRYTREAAQDDTVKAWTEEEAARFYAVARHDRRGVAFCFMLATGLRIGETLGLRWENVDLQTGRIYIREALVSLAGKAHRTTPKTARSRRSVPVGGDALAILKQQPDQVILDREAQGAHYVGSDSVFTTARGLPILPDNVYKLMRALCQAAEVPYRGTHVLRHSFISIQGQHGRPVEVISAHVGHARASFTQDRYRTVFDKEREALTLDLSTLIEGSKK encoded by the coding sequence GTGGCGGTGAAAACTAAAAAGAAGGCCCAGAAGCGTGGCAATGGTCTGGGTGGTCTCAGGCAGTTGCCGTCGGGCAAATGGCAGTGGCGCGCCACAGTGGAGCTGCCAAACGGAGAGAAAAAACGCGTCGTTGGCACGGAGAGCACCAAGTCGGAAGCTGAGCGTGCCCAGAGTCGGGTCATTGCGGACGCGGCCCGCGGCCAGTTTGCGGTGATGGAGAAGGTGACGGTTGAGGACTACATCCGCGCCTGGCACGCGTTGCGCAAGGACAGCCAGGCGGCGAAGTACACCCAGGGTCAGGCCTGCATGATTGAGGTCCACATCGTTCCTGGCCTGGGCAAGAAACGGCTGGCTACTGTCACGCCCCGGGATCTGGAAGCGTTCTATGCCGACCTGCAGCACCGGGACAAGCGCCGGCCGGCCATGCTGGGCAAGCCGCTGGGCGATTCCATGAAGCGGTCGATCCATAATATTCTGCGGCAGGCTTTTGCCGAAGCGGTCAGGCACGGCGACCTAATCCGCAATCCGGTAGACGTGGTGCGGCCCCGTTACACGCGAGAGGCTGCCCAGGATGACACTGTGAAGGCATGGACGGAGGAGGAGGCTGCGCGGTTCTATGCGGTGGCCCGCCATGATCGGCGGGGTGTGGCCTTCTGCTTCATGCTGGCCACTGGGCTTCGAATCGGAGAGACACTGGGCTTGCGCTGGGAGAATGTGGATCTTCAGACAGGCCGCATCTACATCAGAGAGGCGCTGGTGAGCCTCGCCGGGAAGGCGCACCGCACGACTCCCAAGACGGCGCGGTCGCGGCGTTCTGTGCCGGTGGGGGGAGACGCCCTCGCCATCCTCAAGCAACAGCCGGATCAAGTGATCCTTGACCGGGAAGCTCAGGGCGCACACTACGTGGGGAGTGATTCCGTGTTCACGACCGCGCGTGGCCTCCCCATCCTCCCCGACAATGTCTACAAGCTCATGCGCGCACTGTGTCAGGCGGCGGAGGTGCCCTACCGGGGAACGCATGTTCTACGGCACTCCTTCATCTCGATCCAGGGCCAGCACGGACGGCCTGTGGAGGTCATCTCCGCGCACGTCGGTCATGCCCGTGCCTCCTTCACTCAGGACCGTTACCGCACCGTTTTCGACAAGGAAAGGGAGGCCCTGACTCTGGACTTGTCGACCCTCATAGAGGGTTCAAAAAAGTAG
- a CDS encoding helix-turn-helix domain-containing protein gives MQPNPKQVIQSRLKTLGLTQAQLAEQLGTTPSILSRTLKTPLVRQDSHWPAILDALALTVEITIPLEEQRGGEN, from the coding sequence GTGCAGCCAAATCCCAAGCAAGTCATTCAGAGCCGGTTGAAGACGCTGGGGCTGACTCAGGCTCAGCTGGCCGAGCAGTTGGGCACCACGCCGTCCATTCTGAGTCGCACCTTGAAGACCCCTCTGGTTCGGCAGGATAGCCACTGGCCGGCCATTCTTGATGCCCTCGCGCTGACCGTGGAAATCACCATTCCTTTAGAGGAGCAACGTGGCGGTGAAAACTAA
- a CDS encoding helix-turn-helix domain-containing protein, with amino-acid sequence MNAQDDRQSALEGTASAHSGSRERSGASSVDPRRTRKPEEVAQILGVGRNGVYELIRARQLRCILVGRKILVPLTAIDEFLAGQTE; translated from the coding sequence ATGAACGCACAGGACGATCGCCAGAGCGCACTGGAAGGGACTGCCTCCGCCCACAGCGGTAGTCGGGAGCGGAGTGGGGCGAGCAGTGTGGACCCCCGCCGGACCCGCAAACCTGAGGAGGTGGCGCAGATTCTGGGCGTCGGAAGGAATGGCGTCTACGAGTTGATCCGCGCCAGGCAGCTGCGCTGCATCCTGGTGGGGCGCAAAATCCTGGTCCCGCTCACGGCCATTGATGAATTTCTGGCTGGCCAGACCGAGTAA